gagtcgtgcctggccacgcagtcgtgggtgaacagggagtacaggaggggactgagcacgcacccctgaggggctccagtgttgaggatcagcgtggcagatgtgttgctatctatcctcaccacctgggggcgccccgtcaggaagtccaggatccagttgcagagggaggtgtttagtcccaggatccttagcttagtgatgagctttgagggtactatggtgttgaacgctgagctgtagtcaatgaacagcattctcacgtagttgttccttttgtccaggtgggaaagagcagtaTTGAGTGCAATAgaaatggcatcatctgtggatctgttggggcggtatgcaaattggagtgggtctagggtttctgggataatggtgtctACCTGATCTCTACCTCATTCACTCCTAAACATGCAAATAAACATATTCAGACCGCTTTCTAACCAAAGCTACTATCAAACACTTATTTGATCAGGAGAGGGCTTGAATGGCACATCATTATGCATTTTAAAAAGGTGACTTCAACCACCTTACAGGGAAGGCTCACATTATTGCCATATTCTTATGTAATTACCCTCACCTTCAATAGTCAGGGGAACATTGCATTTGGGCTGTAGGAGAGGCAAacagaggtatgtgtgtgtgtgtttcctatgGATGTGAAAAATGATAATAGGACATTGTGCAAAAATATCCTTATCCTACTTCTAGCCATGTCTGGACCTTTAttaagacattttttttttacaagatcaCTTTTATTCTGTACACTGTTCCTTTTCTTTCCCTCCAAAGCCAATGGAAGGTCAGCTCTACAAGTGTCAAATGATGTATATTTGTTGACGTTGTTAAGTAATTGGAAGAAGTGCCAGGGTTCACTCCTCAAAGATAAAACAAATCTTTACATTTGTTTTAGTGCATCAGGAGCTTACATGTTGGGAGAGCTCATGCTGGGAGAGCTCCCCCCTAGCTAGAGAAAaattcctttgtgtgtgtgtgtaatgggtctaagacagagaaagagagaagagccGAGTACTGCACTtccaacagacaggcctggactgGTAAACAGGTGCTGCTTGGGCAACTGAGGATGAGGACATGGGGCGTCCTCAGAAAGCCTGATTAAAGCTGTCTCggccgccagtcaaccagtcaaTCAGTCAACCAGACAGCCTGATTTATGTCACCATGCCAGAGCACTTTATGACtgctagcagcagcagcagccaatgCACAGGTAGAGAGGCAGAATTCTGGTTCCACCACACCTTCATATATAATGGGAGGAAAGCTACACAATAAGCGTTGGGGCAAGGGAATAGGAACTTGGTAATAGTTTTTTATAGGTGTATTACTtattttcaattttcgcctaaaatgacatacccaaatctaactgcctgtagctcaggccctgaagcaaggatgtgcatattcttggtaccatttgaaaggaaacactttgacgtttgtggaaatgtgaaaggaatgtaggagtatataacacaatagatctggtaaaagataatacaaataaaaaacaactttgcttttgtatttttttgtaccatcatctttgaaatgcaagagaaaggccataatgtattattccagcccagctgcaatttagagtttggccactagatggcagcagtgtatgtgcaaggtTTTAGACTGAGctaatgaaccattgcatttctgttcaaaatgttgtatcaagactgcccaaatgtgcctaatttgttcattaataacttttcattttcaaaactgtgcactctcctcaaacaatagcatggcattatttcactgtaatagctactgtaaattggacagtgcagttagattaacaagaatttaagctttctgtcaATATCAGATATGCctatgctaatcacattagcctacgttagctcaactgtaccgtggacgggacaccgatcccgaagattAAGGGATCAACTGAAGTGATGATGTTACCCTGCTTGTTTTCCCATCCCTGAATTTGAGTCAGAGACTGTCAGAGACTTGCTTCCAGAAGGCCTGTTCTGTCACATTAACTTTATGTTTACAGCACCCGGCCACACAAATAGGCTTAACATCATCTCAATTACACAGTGTGAAAATACTACCATCTGCCATCCCAACTTGTGGAAAACCAGTCAGTTTCAATTAAATCAAGTTAGTATCAAAGATTTGATACTTtcaactacccactgggcacaccacatcatttcaatgtgAATGGTTGAGTAATATTTGGTtgatgttgatcaatgagattacaacctacagtattttcacccactcaaaaagaaaACCAATAGTttgttgaatttccaatgtgttatcactatgctttcaaccatctaaaagcaaaACCAAATTACAATGAAAAAACAATGTCTTCATTTTGTTTTAGTTGTCAACCAAATGTCTATCGCTGTGCTTTCAACCTTTTACAACAAACAggaaagttcaaatgggaatacaatgtcagatgtTTTGTTTATGTACACAACAGATGAAtgtatcactgtgcttcatccaATAGCAGAACCAGATGACCCAGATTACAGCGAAATGTAAATTAAATGTACATgatgcaagtgatcaatgccgcTCAAGATTCTGCGCAAATTATAACGCAGGTTAGCGTTTTTCGTCAAGATTCTTGTTCTATAGGCAGCTGTGGTCAATAGCTGACACAGCCACAAAATcctaaaatatgtttttaaacctAACCATACCCTTAACCACAcggctaaccctaatgcctaatccCAACCTTAAATGAAAAATGctgttttcattcatttttatATTTAGAGTCAATTACGACTTTGCAGCTAGCCTATCTAAATGGAATATGCTCAGGTCTGCCTCCCAAACACGAcccatgacaataaacgtcaattTGCGATTATAACAGCAATTGTGAAGCTCTCCACATACCTGCGACGACCTATGCacgctatcttgaacatgcatgctttatgattacataagaatacaTTTATAGTTActgtaacctcaaaatgtggccatggatttGTTACTCACTTAAAGGTTGAATGTTGCATTAGTTTGTTGACAACCAACCAAATATAAACAAATATAGGATCTGGATCTACTGCtaggatagttccatctgagccactggtTTAATCGcattctttaacttttatttttggcTGAGTTGAATACTTGAATCCAACATCATTTGTTAGCCTATTAACTTGCGGACAagttatttattgtatttcaaaagtgatattgaattgtgtttggttttcAACTCAACCAAAAATCAACATTCGAAGGAGATTTACCTCAGTTTatatagttccatctgtgccactgacttagtctggctttaactCCATTTTGTCAACAAATGTATAATTGATATGTCGAATTCCTATCTCCATCTCAActaaaaatctaagttaaagaacaggactaaatcaaatcaaactttacatggatttgatttgatttagtcataTTCTTTAACTTTGATCTTTGTggagatggagacatgaatcAAACATAtacattattaatttgtagataCATTGGAAATAAAGctagactaagtcagtggcacagatggaactatccaagcagaagatgttcttcaaatgttgatatttgctTGCAATGGCAattaaacacaattcaatatatctaaatatcattacatttgaaaacaaaccctaggcctattgtattgtttatttttgttgAATTGAAACTATAGCTGTTGGTGACTAAAGTATGATCATATTttatttgctctgttaaacctaccctttggaatgactgcAATAGCAACAGTAtttagttacagttgaagtcggaagttggagtcatataaacttgtttttcaaccaacccacgagtttcttgttaacaaactatagttttggcaagtcaattaggacatctactttgtgcatgacacaagtaatttttccaataattgtttacagacagattatttcacttataattcactgtatcacaattccagtgggtcagaagtttacatacactaagttgactgtgcctttaaacagcttggaaaattccagaaaatgatgtcatggctttagaagattctgataggctaattgacatcatttgagtcacttggaggtgtacctgtggatgaatttcaaggcctaccttcaaactcagtgcctcttcactTGACATcacaggaaaatcaaaagaaatcagccaagacctcagaaaagactCTCCCAGAGTTGAACGTACGTTGGTGTGAAAAGCGCAAATCAAatccagaaaaacagcaaagaaccttgtgaagatgctggaggaagcaggtacaaaagtatctatatccacagtaaaattatattatattgacataacctgaaaagtcgctcagcaaggaagaagccactgctccaaaacctccataaaaaaagtctgactacggtttgcaactgcacatggggacaaactttttggagaaatgttctctggtctgatgaaacaaaaatagaactgtttggccataatgaccattgttatgtttggaggaaaaagggggaggcttgcaagccgaagaacaccatcccaaccatgaagcacgggggtggcagcatcatgttgtgggggtactttgctgcaggagggactggtgcacttcacaaaagagaaaattacgtggatatattgaagcaacatctcaagacatcagtcaggaaattaaagcttggtcgaaatggacaatgacctcaagcatacttccaaagttgtggcaaaatggcttaagggcaacaaagtcaaggtatttgagtggccatcacaaagccctgaactcaatcctatagaaaatgtatgggcagaactgaaaaaatgtgtgcaagcaaggaggcctacaaacctgactcagttacatcagctctgtcaggaggaatgggccaaaattcactcaacttattgtgggaagcttgtggaaggctacccgaaacgtttgacccaagttaaacaatttaaaggcaacgctaccaaatactataaGCTACTATActgtaagcttctgacccactgggaatgtgatgaaagaaataaaagctgaaataaatccttctctctactattattctgacatttcacattcttaaaataaagtggtgatactaactaACCTAAGAtggggaattgttactaggatttgtatttggctaaggtgtatgtaaacttccgacttcaactgtaagtggcgatctctcaacaatcattctcatgatagcacattgttaatagtcagtgacaaatatcatagCTAAGCAGTGCTTGGCTTgattaaaaccctggatgggagaccaaagggTAGATAAAGCAATTTTCCAGAGGCGCTCTTTGAAGAGTATTTTTAAAGGAAAACTACCCAAAAGCagtcttttggtatttgtttcattagtccattgttgacataggtCCAAAACGTTTTGAATGTCAGCAACTTTTCCAGACATATGACTTTCAAAATACTGAAATACAGCCAGTATGATGCATTTTGGATCATATGATGTTGCATTTTGGATCATAAGATACTTGATGTGATTGTGATGTGTTGTCTCTTAAGATGGATGTATGaaatttggttaccatgatgacataatcccgTGGTTTAAAATTCAACCTCAAAACAACATTGATtactttttcaaatccaatgtattttccacgcaGGTTTAAAGTCACAATTCATTtacaaattacgttgaaacaaagttgattcaaacagtttgtgcccagtgggtaagcTGATCACAAGCAGAAGCTCCGGTCTCTTTTGTCAAACACTGTACACTTCCCCCAAAAGACTGCTGCTGTAGAGAACTACAGTCTGTGAGTGTCATATTAACAGGAGAGTTGTTGAGAGGAAAAGTTGCGAGGAAGTGAAGGGTgagggaatgagagagtgagtgtgataGGGGCTGTGGGGGATGAGTGAGGCCTTTCAGATTGGGGCCATGGTCATTCTTTGAGATATGGTGATCTGAAGACCCTTATCCCCAGTTACATGCCGGCTGCCAGATTCCCCACTGGGACAAACAAAACATGTTGTCTACCACACCATCACTAGGGACAACAACTGGGCTATGAGAGGGGCCATGTGACACACACACTATCTAATGAGCCACTTGGTTGATTCAATCATAGCTCCAGACCTATAAAGCCTTTGCACTGTTAGGGGAAAACAATGCCAGCAATGAGGAATAGCAGGTCTAATCATCTGTGATACAGTGTCATGAAAACAAGAACTCTACCGGAGAGAAATTCAGAAGCACGTGTAGTTTATTCCAAAACATTTTGGGCTGACACTACTGTGCCCTTGCTCACATACTATTTTCTTTTCAAAGGGAAACATTGAAGTAACTTAGAAGCATACGCTCCAGAGGAAGAGGTTGGTAACTGTCATATTTACAGCTTTCCCAGACACCTCGGGGGCTGTTATCCAGGTGGCCTCTGTTGAAGCCCTCGAAAACACTCACCTTTTTCACAACACAGAGTATCAACTACTTGAATTTGATTCAGCCAGTGAGTCATGTGCTTTTCACTGTTAAAACGGGTTGGGCTGATGCTGGAACTTGAATGCCCTCAGGGGAGAGCACATATTTACACTCAACCTGCAACATTATTATACCTGGGTCTGGGAGATCTTCTCATGCATATTAAAAGCCACAAAACCTTAAAGTTAAAATGAAGGTGCAGAATGATCCTTGTTTTTTGGTGTTTTCTGAAATTGTCTCTTATGGTATGACCTAATGAAAATGGGTATTCATTGCTGGTAGTTGAGTATTCAAGTCTAATAGGCTAAAAAGTACCCTCACATTAGAATGACATTTTACACACTTGGTCTTGTGCTGTAACCTCTCTAAATCCTAAAGACAAAACCCAGAGGGTAGCTGAGCTCATGTTAGTGTGGTTTCCGCTCCAAAATGGACTTGTAGTTTGAAGGGGATGTGGCCtgaattttatttaacctttatttaaccaggcaagtcatttaagaacaaataccaatttacaatgacagcctgttTACATAATTGTTTACAGTGTGAGAGCATTTAACCCCCACCCAAATTAGTACGCTAACAGATATATTAGTTTGTCAATAGCCTACCATGCTATTGAAAATGAGTCTCAGTCAAAATGATAGCTTGAAATCCAGGCCAGATGTGTCTTTAGAAATATCACTATGCCTGGGTGATAAGAGGAGGGTAGATGACAGATATAGTTTATTTTGTTTGCAGTTATCCTCTTCTCAAAGCCAGACCCTTCAAACTGCCTAATCCTGTCCTGAATGACTGTAGGATTATTGCATAATCCCCATCCCTAAAACACACACGCATGAAAACACACGTGACTGAATCAGTGACCTGACAAAAAGGCACAAAAACAAAATCATTATCTGTGTTATCTGAACTTAACTGCATAGACGTTCATCTATAGGCCTAAAGAAGTCAGAGCAGAACTGTAATTCGAGAAAAAACATTAAAAGCAGTGGACTGATTATCTCAGAAACATAATCAAAGCCTGACTTGAGTGAGttctttgagtgagaggttatttgtGAGATGATCATATCAGACCCTTATTTGCATATtaagtttgttttgtttttggttcACAGTTTTTCCATTTATTTCTAACATGAAATCAGGCACTTTTTTTATCTAGTCTTCGATTTTAGCACCTTTTTTCTTGCGATGAAATAAATCGAAGGCTCTAGATAAATATTGTCTGATTTTATATGTTACAAACAAACTCAAAAACTGTgaaccaaaaacaaaacaaacttaAAAGCCTTTGTTTCCTTATAGCTTATGTATGAAACATGGGCGTGAACAGgaacattttaataggaatggAATATGAAAACCTTGCTTTAAAAATGGTCGACTCTACAATAATATAAAAGTGCTTTGTTCATAATCTCTTTGATGTCATCAAACTTTTTTCTATTAGTCATCTCTAATAAATGCGCTATGGGGGGAGCGGGCTCTGGATTACCCATGATGCTTTCCTTTTCAACAATTAAAACAGACGTGTACAGATGCCATTGTTTCTTCATCCTGTATGTACTTCATTGAGAGTGCACTCCATTCTATCAGGTATCAACAGAAGTCAGAGTTTTCACAAGGCTAACATCAAACACCAATTTGTCTATGTAATTAAAAGCATAAGCCTCTCAAAAGAGAGATACTGTAAGTCAAGTGTGTGcacggctctctctctctcacacacacacacacacacacacacacacacacgctcagacaacAGTGGATGATTGAAATATTCCATACCTTCACATCAATGGTTAGTGATGACTATCTTCAAATGTCCAATGGAATAATGTCATTGAGAAATGTGCTTTTTGTAAAAACCCATTGTGAACTCATTCACATGACATATAAAACCCACACAGTTATAATATACAGTTCCAGTTTTGGACATTTAAAACTggaatgttttattatttatttttttaataaaatatgAACTTCAAGAAATATATACAAATGCTCCCTTGTGCTATAAAACAGCAAAGATACAACAACAGGAAAACTGTCTGTACAAATAGTCACTTTTGCGATGTCCAGTGCTTGTTGATTTATGTTGTGGCGTGATTTTGCGTCACATTAGGCAGTCCATGCAATCCTGAGCCCCTTTCAACAGCTGCTTTCTCACTTCAGTCCAAACATGTGACACTGCCTTGATTTCCATTAAAAAGCCAAACAACGCAACACTAAAGGGTCTCCATCTCCCAGACCATTCACTCCCTTTTGTCAGaatcttttcattgtctttcatcTGTCTTTTTTTTGCCACTAAGGAAAACATCTATTGCACATCCAAATGGTTTATTCCAATTTCTTTGTCTTGGaaacaaaacgttttttttttctctatcATGTTCTTAAATGGATAAGTGGTTCCAGGAGTAGCAGATATTTGAAACAAAGGCTGTCCTTGTAGCTTGAGATGGATCAAGATAACAAAAAAATACTTCAAATAAATATGAACATTGTTGTCTCTTGTTGGCACTCTGATTAAAAAGTCTGTTTTAGGTAAGGGCTTTAGAAGGATTTTGGTTTCGCAGACTGTCTGTGAGAGCGCCAGCTCATACGCATGTAGGAGGGGGCCTGGTAGGCTCATACTTTGTGTTGTGCGCTTTCAGTGCTGGGTGAGGCTTGATGTAAGGCCCACTGCTTGTGAACACACTGGCAGCCTTCCTCCTAGTCCTCTTcttcagcttcctgctaaatacATTCTGCCACGACTGCAGTGTTTTTGAGGTCCAGATCCACATGCCACTCGTGATGCCCACCACTAACAGCATGAAGATCTTAACCATGAAGATCTCCACGGCCGGGATGGAGCTCTTCATACCACACTCTTCAGACTCTGCATTGTTCCTGCTGCTGTCAACACACCTCTGCTCCACGGCCAGGCTCCTCCAGTAGTCCATATTGAGCCTCTCGTAGAAGTAGCAGGCGATAACGCAGGTGGCAGGTACAGTGTAGAGGACGGAGAACACTCCGATCCGTACCATCAGCTTCTCCAGTTTATCCGTGTTCTCCCCCTCAGTCTTCATGATCTTGCGGATGTGGAACAGGGCCACGAAGCCCGACAGCAGGAATGAGGTGCCGATGATGAGGTAGCAGGAGAGTGGGATGAGCACGAAGCCTGTGAGAGCTTTCACGTCCATGCTGCCCACGTAGCACACTCCCGTCAGCTCGTCCCCCGCCACCTTCCTCATCACCAGGATCATGATGGTCTTGATGGCTGGGATGGCCCAGGCCGCCAGGTGGAAGTAGCTGCTGTTGGCCTCGATGGCCTCGTGGCCCCACTTCTTCCCTGCAGCCAGGAACCAGGTGAGTGTGAGGATGACCCACCAGAGGGAGCTGGCCATGCCGAAGTAGTAGAGGATGAGGAAGACGATGGTGCAGCCCGTGCTTTCCAGTCCCTCCTGGATGATGTACTGGACCCCACTGTCCCGGTCACAGGCGATACTATCTGCTCCCACAAACAGACGGACCAGGTAGCCCACAGAGTAGACACAGTAGGACATGGAGAGGAAGATGATAGGCCTCTCGGGGTATTTAAATCGCTGGGGGTCGATGAGGAAGGTGAGGACAGTGAATGAGCTGGAGATGAAGCAGAGGATGGACCAGATAGCCATCCACACCAGAGAGAACTGCTTATCTCCCTGACTCCAGTACACATCCACTTTGGGGTAGCACTTGGGGGCGCAGGACTCACTCTTCTGCACATAGTGGAACTTGCCTGGGTTACTGCAGGTCTCCTTGCTCTCCGTCTCCTTCATGGGCCGCTGAAGCCTGAAGTCAGGACGCTGGGTGTGGGAGCCTTTGGGGGGCTCGTCTGAGCCGTTGTTGGGGGCCTCCATGCAGAGGTTGTTGGGGTCATTTTTAGTAGGTAGTCTGGAGCAGTCCAGGGAGTCAGGCCAGCGGAAGTTGAACTGCTCCATGATAGGGGAGCACTTTTGCCTGGCCTGCTCACACATCACTCTGCAGGCAGGGATTGGGGTGGATACCTGCTCCGTGCACATAGGTGCATACAGCGAACAGAGAAAAAACTTGAGGTGAGTGTGGCATCCAAACCCTATGAGAGGGGCAAACTCATGTAGTTTGATAGCTGCCTCATTCTGGTCCTCATGGCCCATCAGATTGGGCATCCTTGTCATGTTGTAGCCAATGTCCTTACATAGGGGGATGACAATCTGTTGACATCTCCCTTCACCCGGCCGGTCTGGGTCTATGGAGCTAATGGCTGAGCAGCCACCACTCAGACAGACCAGTAGCACATTGATAAGGCTCAGTTTAGCAGTGGAATGCATAGTCTCTCCTCTTTGAACCTTTTAGTGGCAAAAAATGTAAGATAAAATGTCACTTACAATAAATCAGAAGTTGCGTCTATACAGGAAAGGCATACCAAAAAGCTTTGTGTAGCTTATTTTtttatgaatgaattgtgaattgAATTGTCTATGAAAAGACCATTGTTTCCCCTTTTTACGTGTAGTCTAATTCCTTTGATTACAATTTAACTCCAAAGACAATTACAAAAAAGTGTACATCGTTTTCTTTTAAAATAATGGTCGCTTACCATAATGTCCATGCTTTGAAGTGTATCAATTTGTTGCAGAAAAATCCAACATGTTAAGAGATTAAATGCATTTACTGTAGTTGTGCCTAGTCCGTTGCACAATTTCTTTGTCTGCCTTGGTTCTTTTTCTAATTGGATAAAAGTGTTCCGATCCAAACAAACGTTCCAGAGCTTCTAAAAGTGCGTTAAGGGACAGTACTCCTCGGTTTCAACAACGTCAGGTCGGAATCCTCCGGTCTCTGTCCTGCACATAGACATTAAAATTAGGTCCTGCAGCGCGAATGGAACCAGTCTGTCATTTACCAACTCAACTAAATTGCTCTTCCTCTTGCACCGCGTTTGAGTAGCCTAAATGCGCACGATAAATCCACGCAAACGGTGTAGTAACCTTATTAACTAAAACAGAGTTGAGGTCTATTCCTAACTAACCACTCCAGAGACAGACCTATTCAGTTTGGACTGGTTGGTGGCATTTCTCGTTTGAGCTTGTCGTTGCAACTGTCCTGGGCTAACCTGCCAAAAGATCCGCCTTCAAAGACAGCTACTTTGCATAAGAAAGATGAAACTGACACGGTGATTTTTTTCAAATGGTGCGGAACAGCCTGTAGAGTAGACCAACCATCACAGCATTTTAGAGCTTGTAAACTACTCACTGGCCATTTGCCCCATTTCCGACTAAAACTTTAGATAGAAAAGTGTCAGAATTTAGCACGTTCCAGCGCAGGTATATGCAGACACAAAACATACCCAAAGACAAACAAACTGGCTTTCTGTATCTTTCCACTCGAGATAGATGTGTTCTTTTCTTTGCCACAAATGACCATTTTCACGGTccgtgcattgtgggaaaatagAACGAGGCTGAGAAGAGTTTTTCTCTCTCAATTCCCCTTAACTCTTTTGTGAGTCGGGTAGTGCGTTAACGTGTTGACAAAAAGCAACAAGTTAAAAACCACTAAAGCAACCACTAGCCTATACAATGTGAATAATGTTTTCCTTCTATTTCCAACATAATTATAGGCTATGACCTGATGTAGGCTATGGAGATCCCCATTTCATCACCGAATAGCCCATTCATAATTGTTTCGGGAATAGGTTACATTGTTTTGTGTGGAATTTGAACTACAGTAAAATCCATATTCAGTATACAAGGGACTTATGCTCAGGAGGTACTTAGAATGAACTCCATGTTTGGCATTAAGTAGGCTTTTAGTGACATCTATTTATAATTTCTCCATATAGCCACCTTCAGGCATACATGTAAATATTCACATTAGACCTCAGGGATCTTTGCTGCCTTTAATGTCTGCACATGTATGTCAATTtaaaagagacagacacacaaagtGCAGTAATATTTCCACTTGACCAATCTAGTCAAAAAGCTGCTTACAACCTTCCATTGAACACACCTGTTCCCTCCTAACCAAGAAGGAACCTTTTCACAATTTACTATTCAGTCATTTACAACACTTAATTTCCAGCTCTCATACATTTTACCAGACACTTTTCACAATCCACCATAAAACATTTTATAAGATAGTTATAACCTGTAGTTATTTTTCTTTACACAAATGCTAGCATGTTTCAAGCTTTTCTCCCGTGTTTATAATCAACATAATTtttctacctttatttaactagggaagtcagttaagaacaaattcttattttcaatgacagcctaggaacagtgggttaactgccttgttcaagggcagcacgacagatttttaccagctcatggattcaatcttgcaaccttttgtttactagtccaactctctaaccactaggctacctgctgccccatataTAAGCCTAGAGCTTTTACATCATGATTGATTTTAAATCAGTCTTCTTTCCGTAAGAAAATCCTatcacaacaaaactgattgtttgcacatttatttcaCAAAATGATACTGTTTATTCTTTCAATAAAAG
The genomic region above belongs to Oncorhynchus mykiss isolate Arlee chromosome 6, USDA_OmykA_1.1, whole genome shotgun sequence and contains:
- the LOC110525589 gene encoding frizzled-10; amino-acid sequence: MDIMVQRGETMHSTAKLSLINVLLVCLSGGCSAISSIDPDRPGEGRCQQIVIPLCKDIGYNMTRMPNLMGHEDQNEAAIKLHEFAPLIGFGCHTHLKFFLCSLYAPMCTEQVSTPIPACRVMCEQARQKCSPIMEQFNFRWPDSLDCSRLPTKNDPNNLCMEAPNNGSDEPPKGSHTQRPDFRLQRPMKETESKETCSNPGKFHYVQKSESCAPKCYPKVDVYWSQGDKQFSLVWMAIWSILCFISSSFTVLTFLIDPQRFKYPERPIIFLSMSYCVYSVGYLVRLFVGADSIACDRDSGVQYIIQEGLESTGCTIVFLILYYFGMASSLWWVILTLTWFLAAGKKWGHEAIEANSSYFHLAAWAIPAIKTIMILVMRKVAGDELTGVCYVGSMDVKALTGFVLIPLSCYLIIGTSFLLSGFVALFHIRKIMKTEGENTDKLEKLMVRIGVFSVLYTVPATCVIACYFYERLNMDYWRSLAVEQRCVDSSRNNAESEECGMKSSIPAVEIFMVKIFMLLVVGITSGMWIWTSKTLQSWQNVFSRKLKKRTRRKAASVFTSSGPYIKPHPALKAHNTKYEPTRPPPTCV